From Calorimonas adulescens:
GCCTGTTTTACCTGTAATGGAGTATATTCAAAAACCTCAAGACCATTATTGGCACAAGCTGTTATGGCTGCTCCCCTTGCCTCACTCACAGTAATTATAGTCTTTTTATTTTTAAAATAAAACAATTCCTCAACAGCGGCACAATCTGGCTTTGCTGTCTTAATTAACATGTCCACACCTTTATATATATACTTTAATCTATCATAAGTCTGCATATCTGAGGAGGTTGTTATGGCCCCATAATCTATAATTTTAAAGTTTTTTTTATCATATTCCAGAATACCATAACCCATAATTGCAATACCTGGATCTATGCCCAAAACAATCATATCATCAGCTCCATTTTTCATTTTACCATATATCATTACACACTTAAACATATAATTAATCATTAAAAAAGAAGCCCCGTAAGAAGCCTCTTTCAATATTAAATCCATATATAATATTTGTTAAAGCAAACATATAAATCAGCTGCTTATTTCTGCCAATATCTGATATACCCTTTCTTCAGAGTCAACTACAATGCCTTCCCTTATATTTTCTTGATATTCCCTTCTCAATGAAATCAGCTGAATGTCAGTAAACTGGACAGGTGTCATTCCTCTATCCGGGTCATTTTTGTACACAACCACATAACCATCTTTTTCCCCTATTATATAGTGCCTTGGGCAATACCCGTCTTCCTCTCTGTATAAATGCACCTCAGTCGGTGAAAACGACTTTATTACCCAGCCCTTA
This genomic window contains:
- the ruvC gene encoding crossover junction endodeoxyribonuclease RuvC — protein: MIVLGIDPGIAIMGYGILEYDKKNFKIIDYGAITTSSDMQTYDRLKYIYKGVDMLIKTAKPDCAAVEELFYFKNKKTIITVSEARGAAITACANNGLEVFEYTPLQVKQAVVGYGNADKKQVQFMVRALLNLKQMPKPDDIADALAVSICHCHSLNARERGVL